From Coturnix japonica isolate 7356 chromosome 1, Coturnix japonica 2.1, whole genome shotgun sequence, the proteins below share one genomic window:
- the ATP2B1 gene encoding plasma membrane calcium-transporting ATPase 1 isoform X1, which produces MGDMANNSVAYSGVKNAVKEANHGEFGVTLAELRSLMELRATDALHKIQECYGDVQGICAKLKTSPNEGLSGNPADIERREAVFGKNFIPPKKPKTFLQLVWEALQDVTLIILEMAAVVSLGLSFYQPPGGNEALCGSVNVGEEEEESEAGWIEGAAILLSVICVVLVTAFNDWSKEKQFRGLQSRIEQEQKFTVIRGGQVIQIPVADIVVGDIAQVKYGDLLPADGILIQGNDLKIDESSLTGESDHVKKSLDRDPMLLSGTHVMEGSGRMVVTAVGVNSQTGIIFTLLGAGGEEEEKEKEKKDKKSKKQDGAIENRNKAKAQDGAAMEMQPLKSEDGVDGDDKDKKKSNMHKKEKSVLQGKLTKLAVQIGKAGLLMSAITVIILVLYFVIDTFWVQKRPWLAECTPIYIQYFVKFFIIGVTVLVVAVPEGLPLAVTISLAYSVKKMMRDNNLVRHLDACETMGNATAICSDKTGTLTMNRMTVVQAYINEKHYKKIPAPEAIPENIMTYLVTGISVNCAYTSKILPPEKEGGLPRQVGNKTECALLGFLLDLKRDYQDVRNEIPEEKLHKVYTFNSVRKSMSTVLKNSDGSFRIFSKGASEIVLKKCFKILSADGEPKVFRPRDRDDIVKTVIEPMASEGLRTICLAFRDFPAGEPEPEWDNENDIVTGLTCIAVVGIEDPVRPEVPDAIKKCQRAGITVRMVTGDNINTARAIALKCGILNPGEDFLCLEGKDFNRRIRNEKGEIEQERIDKIWPKLRVLARSSPTDKHTLVKGIIDSTVFDQRQVVAVTGDGTNDGPALKKADVGFAMGIAGTDVAKEASDIILTDDNFTSIVKAVMWGRNVYDSISKFLQFQLTVNVVAVIVAFTGACITQDSPLKAVQMLWVNLIMDTFASLALATEPPTEALLLRKPYGRNKPLISRTMMKNILGHAVYQLVVVFTLLFAGEKIFDIDSGRNAPLHAPPSEHYTIVFNTFVMMQLFNEINARKIHGERNVFEGIFNNAIFCTIVLGTFVVQVIIVQFGGKPFSCSKLSIEQWLWSVFLGMGTLLWGQLISTIPTSRLKFLKEAGHGTQKEEIPEEELAEDVEEIDHAERELRRGQILWFRGLNRIQTQMDVVNAFQSGSTIQGALRRQPSIASQHHDIRVVNAFRSSLYEGLQKPETRSSIHNFMTHPEFRIEDSEPHIPLIDDTDAEDDAPTKRNSTPPPSPNKNNNAVDSGIHLTTDMNKSATSSSPGSPLHSLETSL; this is translated from the exons ATGGGTGATATGGCAAACAACTCGGTTGCATATAGTGGTGTAAAAAATGCTGTCAAAGAAGCTAATCATGGAGAATTTGGAGTCACTCTTGCAGAGCTTCGTTCTCTTATGGAACTTCGAGCTACAGATGCACTGCATAAAATACAGGAATGCTACGGAGATGTGCAGGGCATCTGTGCAAAATTGAAAACTTCACCAAATGAAG GTTTAAGTGGAAATCCAGCAGATATAGAAAGGAGAGAAGCAGTTTTTGGGAAGAACTTTATACCTCctaaaaagccaaaaacatttcttcagttAGTATGGGAAGCACTACAGGATGTTACACTAATTATATTAGAAATGGCAGCCGTAGTGTCCTTGGGCCTTTCTTTTTACCAGCCTCCTGGAGGAAATGAAGCAT TGTGTGGATCAGTAAATGTTggtgaagaggaggaggaatctGAAGCAGGTTGGATTGAAGGTGCAGCCATCCTCCTTTCTGTTATCTGTGTTGTACTTGTCACTGCCTTCAATGACTGGAGCAAGGAGAAGCAGTTTCGTGGACTGCAGAGCCGTATTGAACAAGAACAGAAATTCACAGTCATCAGAGGTGGCCAAGTCATCCAAATACCAGTAGCTGACATAGTTGTTGGAGATATTGCACAAGTGAAATATG GTGACCTTTTACCGGCTGATGGCATACTCATTCAAGGAAATGACCTCAAAATTGATGAAAGCTCACTGACTGGAGAGTCTGACCATGTTAAAAAGTCTTTGGACCGAGATCCTATGTTGCTTTCAG GCACTCATGTGATGGAAGGCTCTGGGCGGATGGTGGTAACTGCTGTGGGTGTGAACTCTCAGACTGGAATCATCTTTACCCTGCTTGGGGCtggaggagaagaagaggagaaggaaaaagagaagaaggacaaaaaaa GCAAAAAGCAAGATGGAGCCATTGAGAACCGCAACAAAG CTAAAGCTCAAGATGGTGCAGCTATGGAAATGCAGCCACTGAAGAGTGAGGATGGTGTGGATGGAGATgacaaagacaagaagaaatccaacatgcacaagaaagaaaaatctgtccTTCAGGGAAAGCTGACAAAGCTTGCAGTTCAGATTGGCAAAGCAG GTTTGTTGATGTCTGCAATCACAGTCATTATCCTTGTGTTGTATTTTGTAATTGATACCTTCTGGGTTCAGAAGCGACCCTGGCTTGCTGAATGTACACCAATTTATATTCAGTACTTTGTTAAATTCTTCATTATTGGTGTTACTGTACTTGTGGTTGCTGTCCCTGAGGGTCTTCCACTTGCCGTCACTATTTCTTTGGCTTATTCTGTAAAG aaaatgaTGAGAGACAATAACTTGGTGAGACATCTGGATGCATGTGAAACAATGGGTAACGCAACAGCTATTTGTTCAGATAAAACGGGAACACTGACTATGAACAGGATGACAGTCGTCCAAGCTTACATCAAtgaaaagcattacaaaaaAATTCCAGCACCAGAAGCTATTCCAGAGAATATCATGACTTACCTTGTCACAGGAATTTCTGTTAATTGTGCTTATACTTCCAAAATACTG cCACCAGAGAAGGAAGGGGGGCTACCCCGGCAAGTGGGGAACAAGACAGAGTGTGCCTTGCTGGGCTTTCTTTTGGATTTAAAACGTGATTATCAGGATGTACGAAATGAGATACCGGAAGAGAAGTTGCACAAAGTGTACACCTTCAACTCTGTTAGAAAATCTATGAGTACTGTGTTAAAAAACTCTGATGGCAGTTTCCGAATATTCAGTAAAGGTGCCTCTGAGATTGTTCTTAAAAA GTGCTTCAAAATACTGAGTGCTGATGGAGAACCAAAGGTATTCAGACCTAGGGACCGTGACGATATCGTAAAAACTGTCATTGAGCCAATGGCTTCTGAAGGGCTCAGAACCATTTGTTTGGCATTTAGAGACTTTCCAGCAGGGGAACCAGAGCCGGAATGGGACAATGAAAATGACATTGTTACTGGTCTGACATGCATTGCTGTTGTTGGGATTGAAGATCCTGTGAGACCTGAG GTACCTGATGCAATAAAAAAATGTCAGCGTGCAGGCATAACTGTACGTATGGTCACTGGTGATAACATTAATACTGCTCGTGCTATTGCATTAAAATGTGGTATTCTGAATCCTGGTGAAGACTTTCTGTGTTTAGAGGGCAAAGACTTTAATAGGAGAATACGCAATGAAAAAGGAGAG ATAGAGCAAGAGCGAATAGATAAAATTTGGCCAAAGCTACGTGTTCTTGCAAGATCATCTCCTACTGACAAACACACTCTAGTAAAAG GTATAATTGACAGCACTGTCTTTGATCAGAGGCAAGTTGTAGCGGTAACTGGTGATGGTACCAATGATGGTCCTGCGCTGAAGAAAGCAGATGTTGGATTTGCTATG GGAATTGCTGGAACCGATGTAGCTAAAGAAGCTTCTGATATTATCCTGACGGATGACAACTTCACCAGCATCGTCAAGGCAGTTATGTGGGGACGAAACGTATACGACAGCATTTCGAAGTTTCTTCAGTTCCAGCTTACTGTCAATGTAGTGGCAGTAATTGTTGCTTTTACAGGAGCGTGCATAACACAG GATTCTCCCCTGAAAGCTGTGCAGATGCTGTGGGTAAATCTGATTATGGACACATTTGCTTCTCTTGCCTTGGCGACAGAACCACCCACCGAAGCTCTATTGCTAAGAAAGCCATATGGCAGGAACAAACCTCTTATATCCCGTACCATGATGAAGAACATTCTGGGCCACGCTGTCTACCAACTCGTAGTGGTCTTTACACTCCTGTTTGCTG GTGAGAAAATTTTTGATATTGATAGCGGAAGAAATGCACCTCTGCATGCCCCTCCTTCAGAGCATTATACTATTGTCTTTAATACGTTTGTAATGATGcagctttttaatgaaattaatgcCCGGAAAATTCATGGTGAAAGAAACGTTTTTGAAGGAATCTTTAACAACGCCATCTTCTGTACTATTGTTCTGGGAACATTTGTTGTGCAG GTAATTATTGTGCAGTTTGGTGGAAAACCTTTCAGTTGCTCAAAACTTTCAATTGAACAGTGGCTGTGGTCTGTTTTCCTGGGCATGGGAACACTACTCTGGGGCCAG TTGATTTCAACAATCCCAACTAGCCGCCTGAAATTTCTTAAGGAAGCTGGTCATGGAacacaaaaggaagagattCCTGAAGAAGAGTTAGCAGAAGACGTGGAGGAGATTGACCATGCTGAACGAGAATTACGTCGTGGTCAGATCTTGTGGTTTAGGGGCCTAAACAGAATACAAACTCAG ATGGATGTAGTGAATGCTTTCCAGAGTGGAAGTACCATTCAGGGGGCTCTAAGGCGGCAACCCTCCATCGCCAGCCAGCACCATGAT aTTCGAGTGGTGAATGCATTTCGTAGTTCTTTGTATGAGGGGCTACAGAAACCTGAGACACGAAGTTCAATTCACAATTTTATGACGCATCCTGAGTTTAGAATAGAAGACTCCGAGCCTCATATTCCCCTAATTGACGATACTGATGCTGAAGATGATGCTCCAACAAAACGCAACTCTACTCCCCCACCCTCTcccaataaaaacaacaatgcGGTTGACAGTGGAATTCACCTTACAACAGACATGAACAAGTCTGCTACCTCTTCATCCCCAGGGAGCCCGCTACATAGTTTGGAAACATCACTCTGA
- the ATP2B1 gene encoding plasma membrane calcium-transporting ATPase 1 isoform X2 gives MGDMANNSVAYSGVKNAVKEANHGEFGVTLAELRSLMELRATDALHKIQECYGDVQGICAKLKTSPNEGLSGNPADIERREAVFGKNFIPPKKPKTFLQLVWEALQDVTLIILEMAAVVSLGLSFYQPPGGNEALCGSVNVGEEEEESEAGWIEGAAILLSVICVVLVTAFNDWSKEKQFRGLQSRIEQEQKFTVIRGGQVIQIPVADIVVGDIAQVKYGDLLPADGILIQGNDLKIDESSLTGESDHVKKSLDRDPMLLSGTHVMEGSGRMVVTAVGVNSQTGIIFTLLGAGGEEEEKEKEKKDKKSKKQDGAIENRNKAKAQDGAAMEMQPLKSEDGVDGDDKDKKKSNMHKKEKSVLQGKLTKLAVQIGKAGLLMSAITVIILVLYFVIDTFWVQKRPWLAECTPIYIQYFVKFFIIGVTVLVVAVPEGLPLAVTISLAYSVKKMMRDNNLVRHLDACETMGNATAICSDKTGTLTMNRMTVVQAYINEKHYKKIPAPEAIPENIMTYLVTGISVNCAYTSKILPPEKEGGLPRQVGNKTECALLGFLLDLKRDYQDVRNEIPEEKLHKVYTFNSVRKSMSTVLKNSDGSFRIFSKGASEIVLKKCFKILSADGEPKVFRPRDRDDIVKTVIEPMASEGLRTICLAFRDFPAGEPEPEWDNENDIVTGLTCIAVVGIEDPVRPEVPDAIKKCQRAGITVRMVTGDNINTARAIALKCGILNPGEDFLCLEGKDFNRRIRNEKGEIEQERIDKIWPKLRVLARSSPTDKHTLVKGIIDSTVFDQRQVVAVTGDGTNDGPALKKADVGFAMGIAGTDVAKEASDIILTDDNFTSIVKAVMWGRNVYDSISKFLQFQLTVNVVAVIVAFTGACITQDSPLKAVQMLWVNLIMDTFASLALATEPPTEALLLRKPYGRNKPLISRTMMKNILGHAVYQLVVVFTLLFAGEKIFDIDSGRNAPLHAPPSEHYTIVFNTFVMMQLFNEINARKIHGERNVFEGIFNNAIFCTIVLGTFVVQVIIVQFGGKPFSCSKLSIEQWLWSVFLGMGTLLWGQLISTIPTSRLKFLKEAGHGTQKEEIPEEELAEDVEEIDHAERELRRGQILWFRGLNRIQTQMDVVNAFQSGSTIQGALRRQPSIASQHHDVTNISTPTHIRVVNAFRSSLYEGLQKPETRSSIHNFMTHPEFRIEDSEPHIPLIDDTDAEDDAPTKRNSTPPPSPNKNNNAVDSGIHLTTDMNKSATSSSPGSPLHSLETSL, from the exons ATGGGTGATATGGCAAACAACTCGGTTGCATATAGTGGTGTAAAAAATGCTGTCAAAGAAGCTAATCATGGAGAATTTGGAGTCACTCTTGCAGAGCTTCGTTCTCTTATGGAACTTCGAGCTACAGATGCACTGCATAAAATACAGGAATGCTACGGAGATGTGCAGGGCATCTGTGCAAAATTGAAAACTTCACCAAATGAAG GTTTAAGTGGAAATCCAGCAGATATAGAAAGGAGAGAAGCAGTTTTTGGGAAGAACTTTATACCTCctaaaaagccaaaaacatttcttcagttAGTATGGGAAGCACTACAGGATGTTACACTAATTATATTAGAAATGGCAGCCGTAGTGTCCTTGGGCCTTTCTTTTTACCAGCCTCCTGGAGGAAATGAAGCAT TGTGTGGATCAGTAAATGTTggtgaagaggaggaggaatctGAAGCAGGTTGGATTGAAGGTGCAGCCATCCTCCTTTCTGTTATCTGTGTTGTACTTGTCACTGCCTTCAATGACTGGAGCAAGGAGAAGCAGTTTCGTGGACTGCAGAGCCGTATTGAACAAGAACAGAAATTCACAGTCATCAGAGGTGGCCAAGTCATCCAAATACCAGTAGCTGACATAGTTGTTGGAGATATTGCACAAGTGAAATATG GTGACCTTTTACCGGCTGATGGCATACTCATTCAAGGAAATGACCTCAAAATTGATGAAAGCTCACTGACTGGAGAGTCTGACCATGTTAAAAAGTCTTTGGACCGAGATCCTATGTTGCTTTCAG GCACTCATGTGATGGAAGGCTCTGGGCGGATGGTGGTAACTGCTGTGGGTGTGAACTCTCAGACTGGAATCATCTTTACCCTGCTTGGGGCtggaggagaagaagaggagaaggaaaaagagaagaaggacaaaaaaa GCAAAAAGCAAGATGGAGCCATTGAGAACCGCAACAAAG CTAAAGCTCAAGATGGTGCAGCTATGGAAATGCAGCCACTGAAGAGTGAGGATGGTGTGGATGGAGATgacaaagacaagaagaaatccaacatgcacaagaaagaaaaatctgtccTTCAGGGAAAGCTGACAAAGCTTGCAGTTCAGATTGGCAAAGCAG GTTTGTTGATGTCTGCAATCACAGTCATTATCCTTGTGTTGTATTTTGTAATTGATACCTTCTGGGTTCAGAAGCGACCCTGGCTTGCTGAATGTACACCAATTTATATTCAGTACTTTGTTAAATTCTTCATTATTGGTGTTACTGTACTTGTGGTTGCTGTCCCTGAGGGTCTTCCACTTGCCGTCACTATTTCTTTGGCTTATTCTGTAAAG aaaatgaTGAGAGACAATAACTTGGTGAGACATCTGGATGCATGTGAAACAATGGGTAACGCAACAGCTATTTGTTCAGATAAAACGGGAACACTGACTATGAACAGGATGACAGTCGTCCAAGCTTACATCAAtgaaaagcattacaaaaaAATTCCAGCACCAGAAGCTATTCCAGAGAATATCATGACTTACCTTGTCACAGGAATTTCTGTTAATTGTGCTTATACTTCCAAAATACTG cCACCAGAGAAGGAAGGGGGGCTACCCCGGCAAGTGGGGAACAAGACAGAGTGTGCCTTGCTGGGCTTTCTTTTGGATTTAAAACGTGATTATCAGGATGTACGAAATGAGATACCGGAAGAGAAGTTGCACAAAGTGTACACCTTCAACTCTGTTAGAAAATCTATGAGTACTGTGTTAAAAAACTCTGATGGCAGTTTCCGAATATTCAGTAAAGGTGCCTCTGAGATTGTTCTTAAAAA GTGCTTCAAAATACTGAGTGCTGATGGAGAACCAAAGGTATTCAGACCTAGGGACCGTGACGATATCGTAAAAACTGTCATTGAGCCAATGGCTTCTGAAGGGCTCAGAACCATTTGTTTGGCATTTAGAGACTTTCCAGCAGGGGAACCAGAGCCGGAATGGGACAATGAAAATGACATTGTTACTGGTCTGACATGCATTGCTGTTGTTGGGATTGAAGATCCTGTGAGACCTGAG GTACCTGATGCAATAAAAAAATGTCAGCGTGCAGGCATAACTGTACGTATGGTCACTGGTGATAACATTAATACTGCTCGTGCTATTGCATTAAAATGTGGTATTCTGAATCCTGGTGAAGACTTTCTGTGTTTAGAGGGCAAAGACTTTAATAGGAGAATACGCAATGAAAAAGGAGAG ATAGAGCAAGAGCGAATAGATAAAATTTGGCCAAAGCTACGTGTTCTTGCAAGATCATCTCCTACTGACAAACACACTCTAGTAAAAG GTATAATTGACAGCACTGTCTTTGATCAGAGGCAAGTTGTAGCGGTAACTGGTGATGGTACCAATGATGGTCCTGCGCTGAAGAAAGCAGATGTTGGATTTGCTATG GGAATTGCTGGAACCGATGTAGCTAAAGAAGCTTCTGATATTATCCTGACGGATGACAACTTCACCAGCATCGTCAAGGCAGTTATGTGGGGACGAAACGTATACGACAGCATTTCGAAGTTTCTTCAGTTCCAGCTTACTGTCAATGTAGTGGCAGTAATTGTTGCTTTTACAGGAGCGTGCATAACACAG GATTCTCCCCTGAAAGCTGTGCAGATGCTGTGGGTAAATCTGATTATGGACACATTTGCTTCTCTTGCCTTGGCGACAGAACCACCCACCGAAGCTCTATTGCTAAGAAAGCCATATGGCAGGAACAAACCTCTTATATCCCGTACCATGATGAAGAACATTCTGGGCCACGCTGTCTACCAACTCGTAGTGGTCTTTACACTCCTGTTTGCTG GTGAGAAAATTTTTGATATTGATAGCGGAAGAAATGCACCTCTGCATGCCCCTCCTTCAGAGCATTATACTATTGTCTTTAATACGTTTGTAATGATGcagctttttaatgaaattaatgcCCGGAAAATTCATGGTGAAAGAAACGTTTTTGAAGGAATCTTTAACAACGCCATCTTCTGTACTATTGTTCTGGGAACATTTGTTGTGCAG GTAATTATTGTGCAGTTTGGTGGAAAACCTTTCAGTTGCTCAAAACTTTCAATTGAACAGTGGCTGTGGTCTGTTTTCCTGGGCATGGGAACACTACTCTGGGGCCAG TTGATTTCAACAATCCCAACTAGCCGCCTGAAATTTCTTAAGGAAGCTGGTCATGGAacacaaaaggaagagattCCTGAAGAAGAGTTAGCAGAAGACGTGGAGGAGATTGACCATGCTGAACGAGAATTACGTCGTGGTCAGATCTTGTGGTTTAGGGGCCTAAACAGAATACAAACTCAG ATGGATGTAGTGAATGCTTTCCAGAGTGGAAGTACCATTCAGGGGGCTCTAAGGCGGCAACCCTCCATCGCCAGCCAGCACCATGATGTAACAAATATTTCTACCCCTACACAT aTTCGAGTGGTGAATGCATTTCGTAGTTCTTTGTATGAGGGGCTACAGAAACCTGAGACACGAAGTTCAATTCACAATTTTATGACGCATCCTGAGTTTAGAATAGAAGACTCCGAGCCTCATATTCCCCTAATTGACGATACTGATGCTGAAGATGATGCTCCAACAAAACGCAACTCTACTCCCCCACCCTCTcccaataaaaacaacaatgcGGTTGACAGTGGAATTCACCTTACAACAGACATGAACAAGTCTGCTACCTCTTCATCCCCAGGGAGCCCGCTACATAGTTTGGAAACATCACTCTGA